A section of the Phaseolus vulgaris cultivar G19833 chromosome 8, P. vulgaris v2.0, whole genome shotgun sequence genome encodes:
- the LOC137824216 gene encoding probable serine/threonine-protein kinase At1g01540, with protein MSIFDGAFMNTQLSKHTSIFGLRLWVVIGILIGVFIVFTLFLLSLCLVSRRNRRRSVTGYKVAGSAEAAKEIHTIVHIPGSHMFRPPAKAPEIQVEMGKAEHRVVVHCDRVSSEESKGTVGSGCETTSSFGSGSVGGLGLGPEVSHLGWGRWYTLRELEDATGGLCPENVVGEGGYGIVYHGVLNDGTKIAVKNLLNNKGQAEKEFKVEVEAIGRVRHKNLVRLLGYCVEGAYRMLVYEYVDHGNLEQWLHGDVGPVSPLTWNIRMNIILGTARGLAYLHEGLEPKVVHRDVKSSNILIDRQWNSKVSDFGLAKLLCSENSYVTTRVMGTFGYVAPEYACTGMLTEKSDIYSFGILIMEIITGRSPVDYGRPQGEVNLIEWLKTMVGNRKSEEVVDPKLPEMPSSKALKRALLISLRCVDPDATKRPKMGHVIHMLEADDMLFHNERKTDGESSRSYQNEHKDSNLDKKTDDFTDQSEDASSSRNHQQASRRR; from the exons ATGTCAATCTTCGACGGAGCTTTCATGAACACGCAACTTTCCAAGCACACTTCTATCTTCGGGCTCCGTCTCTGGGTCGTGATCGGAATCCTCATCGGCGTCTTCATCGTCTTCACCCTCTTCCTCCTCTCCCTCTGCCTGGTATCTCGTCGGAACCGCCGCCGCTCCGTCACCGGCTATAAGGTCGCCGGATCCGCCGAAGCGGCGAAGGAAATCCATACCATAGTGCACATTCCTGGGTCCCACATGTTTCGGCCGCCGGCGAAGGCGCCGGAGATCCAGGTCGAGATGGGGAAGGCGGAACACCGGGTGGTTGTTCATTGCGATAGGGTTTCGAGTGAGGAGAGTAAGGGAACGGTGGGGAGTGGGTGCGAAACGACGTCGTCTTTTGGAAGTGGGAGTGTTggtgggcttgggcttgggcctgaGGTTTCTCATCTTGGGTGGGGGAGGTGGTACACTCTGCGGGAGCTTGAGGATGCCACTGGAGGGTTGTGTCCGGAAAACGTGGTTGGTGAAGGTGGCTATGGCATTGTCTATCATGGGGTACTCAACGATGGTACCAAAATTGCTGTCAAGAACCTCTTGAATAACAA GGGCCAAGCTGAGAAAGAATTTAAAGTAGAAGTAGAAGCTATTGGACGAGTGCGACACAAAAATCTTGTTCGGTTGCTTGGATACTGTGTTGAGGGAGCCTACAG GATGCTTGTGTATGAATACGTTGACCATGGTAATCTAGAACAATGGTTGCATGGGGATGTCGGACCTGTAAGCCCTTTGACATGGAACATACGCATGAACATTATATTGGGAACTGCAAGAGG ATTGGCCTATCTTCATGAGGGTCTTGAGCCAAAAGTTGTCCACCGAGATGTGAAATCAAGCAACATACTCATTGATCGCCAATGGAACTCCAAGGTTTCTGATTTTGGGCTTGCCAAGCTTTTGTGTTCTGAGAATAGTTACGTCACAACTCGAGTGATGGGGACATTTGG TTATGTTGCACCAGAATATGCCTGCACTGGAATGCTGACTGAGAAGAGTGATATTTATAGCTTTGGAATCCTTATCATGGAGATAATAACTGGAAGAAGTCCTGTTGATTACGGTAGACCACAAGGAGAG GTTAATTTAATAGAATGGTTGAAGACTATGGTTGGGAATAGAAAGTCTGAGGAAGTAGTTGATCCTAAGCTCCCTGAGATGCCATCTTCAAAGGCTCTTAAACGTGCTTTGTTGATTTCTCTTCGGTGTGTTGATCCTGATGCAACAAAGAGGCCAAAAATGGGACATGTGATCCACATGCTTGAGGCAGACGACATGTTATTCCACAAT GAACGCAAAACTGATGGAGAGTCTTCCCGTTCCTATCAAAATGAGCATAAGGACTCAAATTTAGACAAGAAAACAGATGATTTCACTGATCAAAGTGAAGATGCTAGTAGCAGTAGAAATCATCAACAGGCCTCTAGACGGAGATGA
- the LOC137823663 gene encoding protein BPS1, chloroplastic-like — protein MSRAHDINRSFFPFGNPFRMKSPRGTKITSQLLLVSQAFEASLEERLKKLIPESKDEILSLSWMTFAMRALSESYDDIKTLVTELELPVNDWDEKWIDVYFDISVKLLDICNVFSSELSRMSQGHLLLQCALHNLGSSSSEQYGRACSSLDGWKQHIGSGNPRIEKCRNILDGLLGSLDLPKVKKSAKGKVLMQAMYGVKVLTVFVCSVFAAVFSGSTKNMLDLDVADIYSWASSFKSLQDVVNEEIRGRFSSGRFTVMNELESVDSSVKELYPIIQGVVDPVKMESHTKIVEELGKSTEKLSQGLDLLAKEVDSFFQVVLAGRDALLSSLRSGATVIHSNMGVNRNAQIVS, from the coding sequence ATGAGTCGTGCACATGATATAAACCGATCATTCTTCCCTTTTGGGAATCCTTTTAGGATGAAATCACCTAGAGGCACTAAAATTACTTCACAGCTTTTGTTAGTATCACAAGCTTTTGAAGCAAGTTTGGAAGAGAGGCTGAAAAAGCTTATTCCCGAGAGCAAGGATGAGATTCTTAGCTTGTCTTGGATGACTTTTGCGATGCGGGCACTTTCTGAGAGTTATGATGACATTAAAACTCTCGTAACAGAGCTTGAGCTTCCTGTTAATGATTGGGATGAGAAATGGATAGATGTGTACTTTGACATTAGCGTGAAGTTGCTGGATATTTGCAATGTATTCAGCTCTGAATTATCACGAATGAGCCAGGGTCATCTTTTACTTCAGTGTGCGTTGCACAACTTAGGTTCCTCCTCTTCAGAGCAGTATGGTCGGGCATGTTCTTCACTTGATGGTTGGAAACAGCATATTGGTTCAGGAAACCCTAGGATTGAGAAATGTAGAAACATTTTGGATGGTCTTCTGGGGTCACTTGATCTTCCTAAGGTTAAAAAATCTGCAAAAGGGAAGGTTTTGATGCAAGCTATGTATGGAGTCAAGGTGCTGACAGTATTTGTTTGCAGTGTGTTTGCTGCAGTTTTTTCAGGCTCTACAAAGAATATGCTGGATTTGGACGTGGCCGACATATATTCTTGGGCCTCATCCTTTAAAAGTTTGCAAGATGTTGTAAATGAAGAAATCAGGGGTAGATTTTCAAGTGGAAGATTTACTGTAATGAATGAATTGGAATCTGTTGATTCCTCTGTAAAGGAATTATATCCTATTATCCAGGGTGTTGTAGATCCCGTCAAGATGGAATCACATACGAAGATTGTCGAGGAATTGGGCAAATCAACAGAGAAGCTTTCACAGGGACTAGATCTTCTTGCAAAGGAAGTCGATAGCTTTTTCCAAGTGGTCTTGGCTGGTCGTGATGCCTTGCTATCTAGTCTGAGGTCAGGTGCTACTGTCATTCACAGCAACATGGGGGTTAACAGAAATGCACAGATAGTCAGTTGA